Proteins from one Ornithobacterium rhinotracheale genomic window:
- a CDS encoding sodium:solute symporter family transporter — protein sequence MAQNKIETTEVYNFSELKNKYFDEGLAGSAFGKVGDYFIVAGGSSFPDGKPWQNGKKYLSKEVFIFKQNKDKELELIYQGEKLPQAIAEPAYVSLKEGLLILGGQTENGYSDKVYLIRYQKGKVVLEGYPSLPAPVRAAAACELKGKIYVLGGQLENGTSSKQFLALNLNRKDRWHHLPDYPHPVSGAALVAQQDGNGVSLFALGGRSQALGELTTFYAEVYNYNKNQWVKKQNIQIEQKDFPLAVASAGAVGASSIVIVGGDHGETFHQVEKAIQQENISLRDSLWVNHQGFNKRVLVYNTITDAWFTMAQDLARPTAVTGAVSDKQSLYVMGGEQRAGVRSPQIMHYEFQDKSNFGWVNYAVLILYFGGMLLLGFFFMKNNNNTEDYFKASGRIPWWAAGISIFATTLSAITFISIPAKTYASDWRMFMFNMSIILAAPFIIKYFLPFFLRFNFDTAYQYLEVRFNRLTRWVAATLFLLFMVSRIAIVLFLPSLALNAVTGFSVYYSILIMSIVTIIYSTSGGMEAVVWGDVIQGFILIVGAFAALIFMLMGVEGGLSGFWDTTLEYHKMKTFDFDFNFSEPVFWVVLLGGFANTIISYTSDQSVVQRYMTTKDEKSTQKSIWLNGIISVPVSVLFFLLGTGLFAFYKSNPADFSITNPNVDSVFPQFIVSEMPIGFAGLLIAAIFAAAMSTLSSNINSASAVLVNDFYKIITPNIALKKQMKVAQISGILIGLLGMAMALILATWNITSLWDQFNTFLGLLTSGLGALFILGIFFPRVNGISALLGVVCGVVVLYIVKEKTSLSFLLYGLVGLVASIGFALIFSLFIKNEKDNQGLTWKTRELKK from the coding sequence ATGGCTCAAAATAAAATTGAGACGACAGAAGTTTATAATTTTAGTGAATTAAAAAATAAATATTTTGATGAAGGTTTGGCAGGAAGTGCCTTTGGAAAAGTAGGAGATTATTTTATCGTGGCAGGAGGCTCATCATTCCCCGATGGAAAACCGTGGCAAAATGGTAAAAAATATTTATCCAAAGAGGTTTTTATATTTAAACAAAACAAAGACAAGGAATTAGAGCTAATCTATCAAGGTGAAAAGCTGCCACAAGCCATTGCCGAGCCTGCTTATGTGAGCCTAAAAGAGGGCTTACTTATCCTTGGAGGGCAAACGGAAAATGGCTATTCAGATAAGGTGTATTTGATTAGGTATCAGAAGGGTAAGGTAGTGCTTGAAGGCTATCCCTCATTGCCTGCTCCGGTGAGAGCAGCCGCTGCTTGTGAGTTAAAAGGCAAAATTTATGTTTTGGGCGGGCAACTGGAAAATGGTACTTCTTCAAAGCAATTTTTAGCCCTAAACCTCAATAGAAAAGACCGCTGGCACCACTTGCCAGATTATCCGCACCCAGTTTCTGGTGCGGCGCTGGTGGCACAACAGGATGGGAACGGCGTTTCACTCTTTGCCTTAGGCGGAAGAAGCCAAGCGCTTGGGGAGCTTACAACTTTTTATGCTGAGGTCTATAATTATAATAAAAATCAATGGGTTAAAAAACAAAACATTCAGATTGAGCAGAAAGATTTCCCATTAGCCGTAGCCTCGGCAGGTGCAGTGGGAGCATCGAGCATTGTGATTGTGGGTGGCGACCACGGCGAAACTTTTCATCAAGTGGAAAAGGCAATTCAGCAGGAAAATATTTCGCTTAGAGATTCGCTGTGGGTAAATCATCAGGGGTTTAATAAGCGTGTTTTAGTCTACAATACCATTACTGATGCGTGGTTTACAATGGCTCAGGACTTGGCGCGCCCTACAGCGGTAACGGGTGCAGTCTCAGATAAGCAATCGCTTTATGTGATGGGGGGCGAGCAGCGTGCAGGTGTTCGCTCGCCACAGATTATGCATTACGAATTTCAAGATAAAAGCAATTTTGGCTGGGTGAATTATGCCGTGCTAATATTGTATTTTGGCGGAATGTTGTTGCTCGGTTTTTTCTTTATGAAAAATAACAATAATACAGAGGATTATTTCAAGGCAAGCGGTAGAATTCCTTGGTGGGCAGCGGGAATTAGTATTTTTGCCACCACACTGAGCGCCATTACATTTATCTCAATTCCGGCGAAGACATATGCCTCTGATTGGCGAATGTTTATGTTTAATATGTCAATTATTTTGGCGGCACCGTTTATTATAAAATACTTTTTGCCCTTTTTCTTGCGCTTTAATTTCGATACTGCTTATCAGTATTTAGAGGTGCGTTTTAACCGATTAACTCGTTGGGTGGCAGCCACATTATTTTTATTATTTATGGTGAGTAGAATTGCCATTGTGCTGTTTTTGCCCTCCTTAGCCCTAAATGCTGTAACGGGATTTAGCGTATATTATTCCATACTAATTATGAGTATCGTTACCATTATTTACTCCACCAGCGGAGGAATGGAGGCCGTGGTATGGGGCGATGTAATTCAGGGCTTTATCTTAATCGTGGGAGCTTTTGCGGCTTTAATTTTTATGCTTATGGGCGTGGAGGGCGGCCTCTCTGGCTTTTGGGACACCACGCTGGAATATCATAAGATGAAAACTTTTGATTTTGATTTCAATTTCTCGGAGCCTGTCTTTTGGGTTGTACTCTTAGGAGGCTTTGCCAATACTATAATCTCATACACTAGCGACCAATCTGTGGTTCAGCGCTATATGACGACCAAAGATGAAAAATCTACCCAAAAGAGCATTTGGCTCAATGGAATCATTAGCGTTCCAGTGAGTGTGCTTTTCTTTCTTTTAGGCACAGGGCTTTTTGCCTTTTATAAATCAAATCCAGCCGATTTTTCCATTACCAATCCCAATGTAGATTCGGTATTTCCGCAATTCATAGTTTCCGAGATGCCAATTGGCTTCGCAGGATTATTAATAGCCGCTATTTTCGCTGCGGCGATGAGTACCCTTTCATCAAACATTAATTCAGCCTCGGCAGTGCTTGTAAATGATTTTTACAAAATTATCACGCCGAATATTGCGCTTAAAAAACAGATGAAAGTCGCTCAAATTTCTGGAATCCTCATCGGGCTACTAGGTATGGCTATGGCACTCATCTTAGCTACTTGGAATATCACCTCGCTTTGGGACCAATTCAACACCTTTTTAGGCCTGCTCACCAGTGGGCTCGGCGCTTTATTTATCCTTGGAATCTTCTTCCCGCGTGTAAACGGAATCTCGGCATTGTTAGGCGTGGTTTGTGGCGTGGTAGTCCTCTATATTGTAAAGGAAAAAACGAGCCTTTCATTCCTACTCTATGGGCTTGTGGGCTTAGTTGCAAGCATAGGATTTGCCTTAATTTTTAGCCTTTTTATTAAAAATGAAAAAGATAACCAAGGGCTTACTTGGAAGACAAGAGAACTTAAAAAATAA
- a CDS encoding YhcH/YjgK/YiaL family protein: protein MVLSNLKNSSRYEHLHPAFKKAFDYIKSHDLLHTELGKIELEGEDLFIINSHSDLKPKEEQVLEYHRKYIDIQVLLQGTECIGWKDLDACTDELQAYSAEKDCGLYRDAATSYLELQPGEFVIFYPEDAHAPVIGEGSVRKLVVKVKI, encoded by the coding sequence ATGGTTTTATCAAATTTAAAAAACAGCAGCAGGTACGAGCATCTGCACCCCGCCTTTAAAAAGGCATTTGATTACATCAAATCCCACGATTTGCTCCATACAGAATTGGGCAAAATAGAATTAGAGGGCGAAGATTTATTTATCATAAACTCCCATTCCGATTTAAAACCAAAAGAGGAACAAGTATTGGAATATCACAGAAAGTACATCGATATCCAAGTGCTTTTGCAAGGCACGGAGTGCATAGGCTGGAAGGATTTAGATGCCTGTACAGATGAGCTACAAGCCTACTCAGCGGAGAAGGATTGCGGGCTGTATCGTGATGCGGCAACTTCCTATTTAGAGTTACAGCCTGGGGAATTTGTAATATTCTACCCAGAAGATGCACACGCCCCAGTGATAGGAGAGGGCTCGGTGAGAAAATTAGTAGTCAAAGTAAAAATTTAG
- a CDS encoding alpha-L-fucosidase — MNKKNIILGVASSLFLACSTPNAIKSIAGAPAPYGATPTDLQVKWNQMEYYAFAHFNMNTFTDREWGYGDEKPEQFNPTQFDAEQWARIVKNAGMKGIILTAKHHDGFCLWPSAYTEHSIKNSPYKNGKGDIVKEVADACKKYGLKFGVYLSPWDRNHPQYARAEYVDYFHNQLKELMTNYGDIYEVWFDGANGGDGYYGGARETRKIDSKTYYQWDKVIQIVRKHQPKAIIWGDAVDARWVGNERGIAAETNWSTLDRDSIVPGKDNRRFLVNGIKGGKDWSPAEADVSTRPGWYYHKNQDNQVKTLPHLLDIYYKSVGRNANLLLNIPIDTRGLIHENDEKQLMRLGEKLKEDFAHPVLKSVKIEVSNIRNNNKAFSPQNLLDDKLETYWALDDDKKAGSVVFRFKQPQTFNRFLAQENIRLGQRVEAFSIEAEIDGKWQKIGEGTTIGYKRILRFRPVTATALRFNIESSLATPVIATAQLYYAPTLLTTPRIERNKAGKVSLAADDLAVDIYYLILPENQKEVPLDFDQKAQLYQAPFHLEQGIVVAKSVDTKTKKASDLVSRRFAFAKKDIKIISPKEQDRMQRMLDDNEQSGWTTPAGEAPEITLDLGKSLRVKEFIYTPPAASGAIGVVKKYELLTSPDGVNWTSLTRGEFDNIENNPITQNIVFKNALKTRFLKLKALQTLDGKQRLGAAEVGVIVE; from the coding sequence ATGAACAAAAAGAATATAATCCTAGGCGTAGCCAGCAGCCTATTTTTAGCCTGCTCCACGCCCAATGCAATTAAATCAATCGCAGGAGCGCCCGCACCTTATGGCGCTACCCCCACAGATTTACAAGTGAAATGGAACCAAATGGAATATTACGCCTTTGCCCATTTCAATATGAACACCTTTACCGACCGTGAGTGGGGCTATGGTGATGAGAAACCAGAACAATTCAATCCCACCCAGTTTGATGCCGAGCAGTGGGCTCGTATCGTGAAAAATGCTGGCATGAAAGGAATTATTCTTACAGCCAAGCACCACGATGGATTCTGTCTTTGGCCATCGGCATACACCGAGCATTCAATCAAAAACTCTCCGTACAAAAATGGAAAAGGAGATATCGTGAAAGAAGTAGCCGATGCGTGCAAAAAATATGGACTGAAATTCGGAGTATATCTATCGCCGTGGGACAGAAATCACCCACAATACGCTCGCGCCGAGTATGTAGATTACTTCCATAATCAATTAAAGGAATTAATGACCAATTATGGCGATATTTACGAAGTCTGGTTTGATGGCGCCAACGGAGGCGATGGCTACTACGGAGGCGCACGCGAAACCCGAAAAATCGACAGCAAAACCTATTATCAATGGGATAAAGTAATCCAAATCGTGCGTAAACACCAGCCCAAAGCCATCATTTGGGGCGATGCCGTAGATGCTAGATGGGTGGGCAACGAGCGCGGAATTGCCGCCGAAACCAATTGGAGTACACTTGATAGAGATAGCATTGTCCCTGGGAAAGACAACAGAAGATTCCTAGTAAATGGGATAAAAGGAGGAAAAGATTGGTCGCCAGCCGAAGCCGATGTTTCCACAAGACCAGGCTGGTATTATCATAAAAACCAAGACAATCAAGTGAAGACTTTGCCTCATCTTTTAGACATTTATTACAAATCAGTCGGTAGAAATGCCAATTTATTGCTCAATATTCCGATTGATACACGCGGGCTTATCCACGAAAACGATGAAAAGCAACTAATGCGTTTAGGCGAAAAATTAAAAGAAGATTTTGCTCATCCAGTTTTAAAATCGGTCAAAATCGAGGTTTCAAACATTAGAAACAACAACAAAGCCTTTTCGCCTCAAAACCTTTTAGATGATAAGCTAGAAACCTATTGGGCGCTAGATGACGATAAAAAAGCAGGCTCTGTGGTGTTCAGATTCAAGCAACCGCAGACCTTTAACCGATTCCTTGCCCAAGAAAACATTCGCTTAGGCCAGCGAGTAGAGGCATTCAGCATTGAGGCCGAGATTGATGGTAAATGGCAAAAGATAGGAGAAGGAACCACCATTGGATATAAGAGAATTTTGCGTTTTAGACCCGTTACGGCAACCGCTTTGCGTTTCAATATCGAGAGTTCGCTAGCAACACCCGTGATAGCCACCGCGCAGCTATATTACGCCCCCACTTTGCTCACCACGCCACGCATTGAGCGCAATAAAGCAGGCAAAGTAAGCCTTGCCGCAGATGATTTAGCCGTAGACATTTACTACCTAATCCTGCCCGAAAACCAAAAAGAGGTGCCCCTTGATTTTGACCAAAAAGCACAATTATACCAAGCGCCATTTCATTTAGAGCAGGGCATCGTGGTAGCTAAATCCGTGGATACAAAGACCAAGAAAGCAAGCGATTTGGTAAGCCGCCGATTTGCTTTTGCCAAAAAGGACATTAAAATCATCAGCCCCAAAGAGCAAGACCGTATGCAGCGAATGCTCGACGATAACGAGCAAAGTGGCTGGACAACTCCTGCGGGCGAAGCGCCTGAAATCACCTTAGATTTAGGAAAATCTCTGCGCGTAAAGGAATTTATCTATACCCCGCCAGCAGCGAGCGGAGCCATCGGCGTGGTTAAAAAATACGAGCTACTTACCAGCCCTGATGGCGTAAACTGGACAAGCCTCACCCGTGGCGAGTTTGATAATATTGAAAACAACCCAATTACGCAGAACATTGTGTTTAAAAATGCCTTAAAAACGAGATTTTTAAAATTAAAAGCATTGCAAACACTCGACGGTAAGCAGAGATTAGGTGCCGCAGAAGTAGGCGTTATTGTAGAATAA
- a CDS encoding chondroitinase family polysaccharide lyase, with the protein MNKYSFLAFSALIFGQAGAQSFEGNALPQEVKISGKKSTISLSDKYYKDGKQSLLWKWYAPNSIVSFSSPDIAKSVKNFKKRAGVKLWVFNEKPQKTPLVFNFVDVQGQVQYTFDFNLNFTGWRAAWISYSDMWTPDGGKTTEKPIVAMNIVSPKNVSNSHIFIDRVSFENYVDRQATPDAQIPKNNRHLKRDIWHWGLLHKWEQTPYDLAIPAKISPAQKAQIAQVEKRVKKMYSEKNLSEKESARLSELDQILHISPDGTKGAPLMQKNNVRKGEDVSFIEINDYLDLNSRAYINTKNPKFKNDFIKGVKYMLNQGFAYESGMGTNHHYGYDIKEMFGALWRMEEVLKQENLWNEARKALVFWSGLAETRSRVVTNRDELCDSWNTLLTPRLTVALWADTPEEKYRNLKSLSRWISSTLKFTPGTIGGIKIDGTGFHHGGNYPAYSVPGYAGIGQYLKCVEKTDFVLDKTAYDVYKFALKSLVRYTNLRDWGLAAAGRHPFHAVYGGMSKRAVLAFAYAAVSNQELDKELAADFLRLSKGITPSSEYTKFINLFEKQGIKPSDEPQGFYVFNYASQGIYRYQNYMVALKGFTQNIWGAELYARDNRYGRYQSYGLVQIIGTANKDGVITERASGFAEDGWDWNRAPGVTSIQLPWDILESPFAGSDMLNQPSTFAGSSRLANGKYGMFAMKLGEYDVKNFTPSFKAYKSVFCFGNQLICLGSNISNDNKEYPTQTTLFQQTAKQKFVYSQQKNRNGYMLKDVTGTLYYVPKGQDLKVKLQEQTSPNDKTKKMAKDLFYSAVLNHGNAPKSQKYAYTIFLNADKSQEKKITKGKLDYQILRQDEIAHIVKDKPSGVEAYAIFEAFKDEKAKLVTEISAQTMVMVQPQNSGILMSVCNPDLDLGPYNYTTSKESGVTHRKIILKGNFELARANDKVEVKQLAGKTEIKVACQHGIPVEFSLNEK; encoded by the coding sequence ATGAATAAATATAGTTTTTTAGCATTTTCTGCACTGATCTTTGGGCAAGCAGGAGCACAAAGTTTTGAAGGAAATGCCTTACCACAAGAGGTGAAAATTTCTGGCAAGAAATCAACGATTTCGTTGAGTGATAAATATTACAAAGACGGAAAACAATCACTTTTATGGAAATGGTATGCACCTAATTCGATTGTATCATTTAGCAGCCCAGATATAGCCAAAAGCGTTAAAAATTTCAAGAAAAGAGCAGGTGTAAAGCTTTGGGTTTTTAACGAAAAACCACAAAAGACACCTTTAGTTTTTAATTTTGTAGATGTACAAGGACAAGTGCAATATACATTTGATTTTAATCTTAATTTTACGGGTTGGCGTGCCGCATGGATTTCGTATTCAGATATGTGGACGCCCGATGGTGGCAAAACAACCGAAAAGCCAATTGTAGCAATGAATATTGTTTCGCCTAAAAATGTATCAAATTCCCATATTTTCATCGATCGTGTAAGTTTTGAAAATTATGTAGACCGCCAAGCCACACCCGATGCGCAAATCCCGAAAAATAATAGACACCTTAAGCGAGATATTTGGCACTGGGGGCTGCTACACAAATGGGAGCAAACACCATATGATTTAGCCATTCCAGCTAAGATTTCGCCAGCACAAAAAGCACAAATTGCACAAGTAGAAAAACGCGTGAAAAAGATGTATTCTGAGAAAAATCTTTCTGAAAAAGAAAGTGCAAGACTCTCAGAATTAGACCAGATTTTACACATCTCCCCCGACGGGACAAAAGGTGCCCCTCTAATGCAAAAAAACAATGTGCGCAAAGGCGAAGATGTGAGTTTTATCGAAATCAATGATTATTTAGATTTAAACTCTCGTGCCTATATCAATACCAAAAATCCTAAGTTTAAAAACGATTTCATCAAAGGAGTGAAATACATGCTAAATCAAGGATTTGCCTACGAGAGCGGTATGGGAACCAATCACCATTATGGATATGATATCAAAGAAATGTTTGGTGCTCTTTGGAGAATGGAAGAGGTGTTAAAACAAGAAAACTTGTGGAACGAAGCACGCAAAGCCTTAGTCTTCTGGAGTGGATTGGCAGAAACCCGTTCGCGTGTAGTGACTAATCGAGATGAGCTTTGCGATTCTTGGAATACACTTCTCACTCCAAGATTGACGGTAGCGCTTTGGGCCGATACGCCAGAGGAAAAATACCGAAATTTAAAATCTCTGAGTCGCTGGATTAGTAGCACTTTGAAATTTACACCAGGCACAATTGGGGGTATCAAAATCGATGGAACAGGATTTCACCATGGTGGTAATTATCCCGCTTATTCTGTGCCGGGGTATGCAGGCATTGGGCAATATTTAAAATGTGTAGAAAAAACGGATTTTGTGTTGGATAAAACAGCGTATGATGTTTATAAATTTGCATTAAAATCCTTGGTGAGGTACACCAATTTAAGAGATTGGGGCTTGGCGGCTGCAGGGCGTCATCCATTTCATGCGGTGTATGGCGGAATGAGCAAAAGAGCTGTATTGGCTTTTGCGTATGCTGCGGTTTCTAATCAAGAATTGGACAAAGAATTGGCGGCTGATTTTCTCCGTTTAAGCAAAGGAATTACACCGTCTTCAGAATATACCAAATTTATTAATTTGTTTGAGAAACAAGGTATTAAACCTTCCGATGAGCCACAAGGATTTTATGTCTTTAATTATGCAAGTCAAGGAATTTATCGTTATCAGAATTATATGGTAGCGTTAAAAGGCTTTACGCAAAACATCTGGGGCGCAGAACTTTATGCTAGAGATAATCGCTATGGGCGCTATCAAAGTTATGGTTTGGTACAAATCATCGGGACAGCTAATAAAGATGGAGTCATTACCGAGCGTGCAAGCGGTTTTGCAGAAGACGGCTGGGATTGGAATCGTGCGCCAGGTGTCACAAGTATTCAGTTGCCTTGGGATATTTTGGAATCTCCTTTTGCGGGGAGCGATATGCTCAATCAGCCGAGCACATTTGCAGGTAGCTCTCGCTTGGCCAACGGCAAATATGGTATGTTTGCCATGAAATTGGGCGAATACGATGTCAAGAATTTTACCCCTTCGTTCAAAGCCTATAAATCTGTATTTTGTTTTGGAAATCAGTTGATTTGTTTAGGCTCAAATATTTCAAATGATAATAAGGAATATCCTACGCAAACAACTTTATTTCAACAAACAGCCAAACAAAAATTTGTTTATTCTCAGCAGAAAAATCGCAATGGCTATATGCTAAAAGATGTTACGGGAACGCTGTATTATGTGCCTAAAGGGCAAGATTTAAAAGTTAAATTGCAAGAACAAACTTCACCAAATGATAAGACCAAAAAAATGGCGAAAGACTTGTTTTATTCAGCGGTATTAAATCACGGAAATGCTCCAAAATCGCAAAAATATGCCTACACTATTTTCTTAAATGCTGATAAATCTCAAGAAAAGAAAATTACAAAAGGGAAATTAGATTATCAAATTTTGCGTCAAGATGAGATAGCACACATTGTAAAAGACAAGCCAAGTGGAGTAGAAGCCTATGCCATTTTTGAAGCATTTAAAGATGAAAAAGCTAAACTCGTTACCGAAATTTCAGCACAAACGATGGTAATGGTACAGCCACAAAATTCAGGTATATTGATGAGTGTTTGTAATCCAGATTTGGATTTAGGACCATATAATTACACCACAAGCAAGGAAAGTGGCGTAACGCACAGAAAAATCATCCTAAAAGGCAATTTTGAATTAGCCCGAGCCAATGATAAAGTTGAAGTAAAACAGCTTGCCGGAAAAACCGAAATCAAGGTTGCTTGCCAGCACGGGATTCCAGTGGAATTTAGCTTAAATGAAAAATAA
- the bshA gene encoding N-acetyl-alpha-D-glucosaminyl L-malate synthase BshA: MKIGIVCYPTYGGSGIVATELGMEMAKKGHQVHFISYSLPARLDVTISNITFHQVHIKEYELFHYQPYSLALSTLIVEIAERQGLDLLHVHYAIPHAYAAYIAKQILKERGKDLPIITTLHGTDITLVGQHPSYKSAVEFSINQSDVVTTVSDSLRKDTYTVFNITKQIEVIPNFIDNELYNDLGECIRSHIAEPNEKILIHVSNLRAVKRVTDVVEVFYRVQKEIPSKLIIVGEGPEWDNALHLIQKYNLDYKVKNFGKVKNLNQILCISDLFVLPSAQESFGLAALEAMAAGVPVLSSDVGGIPEVNINRKTGYVCNMGDVETMAQKAIELLSNDELLAEMKINAKKRAYDFDIKNILPLYENLYQKVHGKL, translated from the coding sequence ACATTTCATAAGCTATAGTTTGCCCGCAAGATTAGATGTTACGATTTCAAACATTACTTTCCATCAAGTACATATCAAGGAATACGAATTATTCCACTATCAGCCTTATTCTCTTGCACTTAGCACACTTATTGTAGAAATTGCTGAGCGCCAAGGTTTGGATTTATTGCATGTGCACTACGCTATTCCGCACGCTTATGCCGCGTATATTGCCAAACAGATTTTAAAAGAAAGGGGGAAAGATTTACCGATTATCACCACTTTGCACGGCACCGATATCACGCTCGTAGGACAACATCCTTCGTACAAATCAGCGGTGGAATTCAGTATCAACCAATCGGATGTGGTAACTACCGTTTCCGATAGTTTAAGAAAAGACACTTACACCGTTTTCAACATCACAAAACAAATCGAAGTAATTCCGAATTTCATCGATAACGAACTTTACAATGATTTGGGCGAATGTATCCGTAGCCACATTGCGGAGCCTAATGAAAAGATTTTGATTCATGTATCGAATTTAAGAGCCGTAAAACGCGTAACTGATGTGGTAGAAGTGTTTTATCGTGTGCAAAAAGAAATTCCTTCCAAACTCATCATTGTAGGCGAAGGTCCTGAATGGGATAACGCATTGCATTTAATCCAAAAATATAATTTAGACTACAAGGTAAAAAACTTTGGAAAAGTGAAAAATCTCAACCAGATTTTGTGTATTTCTGATTTATTTGTATTGCCTTCGGCACAAGAAAGTTTTGGACTAGCAGCTCTTGAGGCGATGGCTGCAGGTGTGCCTGTTCTGAGCTCTGATGTAGGGGGAATTCCTGAAGTAAATATAAACAGAAAAACAGGCTATGTGTGCAACATGGGCGATGTAGAAACGATGGCTCAAAAAGCGATTGAACTTTTGAGCAATGATGAATTACTTGCCGAAATGAAAATTAATGCCAAAAAAAGGGCGTACGATTTTGACATTAAAAACATACTACCCCTTTATGAAAATCTGTATCAAAAAGTACACGGGAAATTATAA